A window of the Pseudomonas gozinkensis genome harbors these coding sequences:
- a CDS encoding DUF3649 domain-containing protein, with protein MKAKLATLPMSYRLAVTSRVLAAVFGGYLVAALASVTLTLWLPLNRAEAVVTGMTVSFLVYLVAVLWCFACRTAWSAWVGLLVPSVILATVSGAARGLGLA; from the coding sequence ATGAAAGCCAAACTCGCCACACTCCCCATGTCCTATCGTCTGGCCGTCACTTCGCGGGTGCTCGCGGCGGTGTTTGGCGGCTATCTGGTCGCGGCATTGGCCAGCGTCACGCTGACGCTATGGCTGCCGCTGAATCGCGCCGAGGCAGTGGTGACCGGCATGACCGTTTCGTTTCTGGTCTATCTGGTGGCGGTGCTCTGGTGTTTCGCCTGTCGCACGGCGTGGTCGGCGTGGGTCGGTCTGCTGGTGCCGAGCGTGATCCTGGCGACCGTTTCCGGGGCTGCGCGCGGCCTGGGTCTGGCATGA
- a CDS encoding PepSY-associated TM helix domain-containing protein: protein MKEGFRQAMAWLHTWTGLVFGWLLFAIFLTGTLAYFKDEISHWMQPEIPARAVNAEANLTLAQHYLQQHAVGASRWLIDLPDARDPGLGVRWQQAPAKPGERGQFISKTLDAQTGAEVQARESMGGEFFYRFHFQLQMPYPWGRWLSTIAAMVMFVALITGIITHKKIFKDFFTFRPRKGQRSWLDGHNAVGVLVLPFHLMITYSSLVIFMSMVMPASILASYGNNVRAFYDEVFPASNVPERAGQPATLAPLAPLLLTASEQWSGGRVGRISVNNPGDANASVVMSRAGSDRVVNDSGSAVTFHGVSGQIIGTPPEQPMAMAVAGSFYGLHMGHFAGPVLRWLYFICGLAGTAMIGTGLVIWLGKRQLKHAKTGVMPFELRLVEVLNIASMTGLVAAVAVFFWANRLLPVSLAGRDDWEVNAFFIAWGLSVVHAMLRPGRKAWVEQLSLGAALFVTVPVLNGLTTPYHLGVTVPEGDWVLAGFDLTCLGSGLFLAWAARKMQRAGHAVSVKKPAREKARPITLEQGAN, encoded by the coding sequence ATGAAAGAGGGCTTCCGTCAGGCGATGGCCTGGCTGCACACCTGGACCGGGCTGGTCTTCGGCTGGCTGCTGTTCGCGATTTTCCTGACCGGGACCCTGGCCTATTTCAAGGACGAAATCAGTCACTGGATGCAGCCGGAAATCCCGGCCCGCGCGGTGAATGCCGAAGCGAACCTGACCCTGGCGCAACATTACCTGCAACAGCACGCGGTCGGCGCTTCACGCTGGTTGATCGACCTGCCTGATGCCCGTGATCCTGGTCTTGGCGTGCGTTGGCAACAGGCCCCGGCCAAGCCCGGCGAGCGCGGCCAGTTCATCAGCAAGACCCTCGACGCACAGACCGGCGCCGAAGTGCAGGCCCGGGAAAGCATGGGCGGCGAGTTCTTCTACCGCTTCCATTTCCAGTTGCAGATGCCTTACCCGTGGGGCCGCTGGCTCTCGACCATCGCCGCGATGGTGATGTTTGTTGCATTGATCACCGGGATCATCACCCACAAGAAAATCTTCAAGGACTTCTTCACCTTCCGCCCGCGCAAGGGCCAGCGTTCGTGGCTCGACGGGCACAACGCGGTGGGCGTGCTGGTGCTGCCGTTTCACTTGATGATCACCTACAGCAGTCTGGTGATTTTCATGTCGATGGTGATGCCGGCGAGCATTCTGGCTTCGTACGGCAACAACGTCCGGGCGTTTTACGATGAGGTATTTCCCGCCTCCAATGTGCCCGAGCGTGCCGGTCAACCGGCGACGCTGGCACCGCTGGCGCCCCTGCTGCTGACGGCCAGCGAGCAATGGTCGGGCGGACGTGTCGGGCGTATCAGCGTGAACAATCCGGGTGATGCCAACGCCTCGGTGGTGATGTCCCGCGCCGGTTCCGACCGTGTGGTGAATGATTCCGGCAGCGCCGTGACCTTTCACGGAGTCAGCGGGCAAATCATCGGCACCCCTCCTGAACAGCCGATGGCGATGGCGGTTGCCGGCAGTTTCTATGGTTTGCACATGGGGCACTTTGCCGGCCCTGTGCTGCGCTGGCTGTACTTCATCTGTGGTCTGGCCGGCACGGCGATGATCGGCACCGGGCTGGTGATCTGGCTCGGCAAGCGTCAGCTCAAACACGCCAAGACCGGTGTGATGCCGTTCGAGTTGCGACTGGTGGAAGTGTTGAACATTGCCAGCATGACCGGACTGGTGGCAGCAGTCGCGGTGTTCTTCTGGGCCAATCGTCTGCTGCCGGTGAGTCTGGCCGGGCGTGACGACTGGGAAGTGAACGCGTTTTTCATCGCCTGGGGCTTGAGCGTGGTGCACGCCATGTTGCGACCGGGGCGCAAGGCCTGGGTCGAACAGCTTTCGCTGGGGGCTGCACTGTTTGTCACGGTGCCCGTTCTTAATGGTTTGACCACTCCGTATCACCTCGGTGTGACAGTGCCCGAAGGCGACTGGGTTCTGGCTGGCTTCGACCTGACGTGTCTGGGCAGCGGTCTGTTCCTCGCCTGGGCTGCCCGAAAAATGCAGCGCGCCGGACACGCCGTCAGCGTAAAAAAACCAGCCCGCGAAAAGGCCCGGCCGATCACCCTTGAGCAAGGGGCGAACTGA
- a CDS encoding DUF3325 domain-containing protein yields MLLALLLCYSGFTALCLAMPRHHEDVLGHKPSASRRQGLKIAGWLLLGLSLWAAVSRKGWSFGLVDWCAVLMLSALTLVLLLPYRPRLVITMAGLSLLASPVAAWALN; encoded by the coding sequence ATGCTGTTGGCGCTGTTGCTCTGCTATTCCGGCTTCACCGCATTGTGTTTGGCGATGCCCCGGCATCACGAAGACGTACTCGGCCACAAACCTTCGGCATCCCGGCGACAAGGCCTGAAGATCGCCGGTTGGTTGCTGCTGGGACTTTCGCTCTGGGCGGCCGTTTCCAGGAAGGGCTGGAGTTTCGGTCTGGTCGACTGGTGCGCGGTGTTGATGCTCAGTGCGCTGACTCTGGTTCTGCTGCTGCCCTATCGCCCACGGCTAGTCATTACGATGGCCGGGCTGAGCCTGCTCGCCAGCCCGGTCGCTGCGTGGGCCCTGAACTGA
- a CDS encoding RNA polymerase sigma factor — translation MLIGHPPERRDDEPHGARAHFLQVFLSQRSQMEALVSRRVGCRATAADLVQDLFLRFWRRPLVQVEELSTYLLRCAGNIAIDHLRSEGARVRVNEGWQPDEPDSSASEPQAALEAGNDLRHVEAALRALPERTRQIFLLNRIHGRKYAEIAKAMGLSQSAVEKHMMRALEACKASLREPAPRLPGKAP, via the coding sequence ATGTTGATCGGCCATCCTCCCGAGCGTCGCGACGACGAACCCCATGGCGCCCGTGCGCATTTTCTTCAGGTGTTCCTGTCCCAGCGTTCGCAGATGGAAGCGCTGGTGAGCCGGCGCGTCGGTTGCCGGGCGACGGCGGCGGATCTGGTGCAGGACCTGTTCCTGCGTTTCTGGCGTCGGCCGCTGGTGCAGGTCGAAGAACTCAGCACTTATCTTTTGCGTTGTGCCGGCAACATCGCCATCGATCATCTGCGCAGCGAAGGCGCGCGGGTGCGGGTCAACGAAGGCTGGCAACCGGATGAGCCTGACAGCAGCGCCAGCGAGCCGCAGGCCGCGCTCGAAGCGGGCAACGATTTGCGCCATGTCGAAGCGGCGTTGCGCGCTTTGCCCGAGCGCACGCGGCAGATCTTTTTGCTCAATCGCATCCACGGGCGCAAGTACGCCGAGATCGCCAAAGCCATGGGCCTGTCCCAAAGCGCCGTGGAAAAACATATGATGCGCGCCCTCGAGGCCTGCAAGGCCAGCCTGCGCGAACCCGCGCCACGCCTGCCAGGGAAAGCACCGTGA
- a CDS encoding FecR family protein, with protein MNYTERVIPTPAQEQAAFAWLSLLHDRPSTGDQLTFSQWLRADPAHAEAYAQAQVVWELSEGPARTLADEDALALQGLLKAMDRPRRAPVRRWAGALAMAACLLLMISLGSGWQPQRWIEDLGADYVSAPGEIRTVILADQSQVTLDADSAIAVDFSHGERHVQLRRGAGFFSVTHTGDPFVVEAEKGEARVLGTQFEVRLQSPGAQVTVLSGRVGVTAARDAEQQILTAGQQVAYGEGTAQKLHAVDSEAQLAWRQGWLTYYKSTLAEVVQDLRRYYPGRIVLLNDELGARKVSGSFPSKDPQAVLNSLQGVLGFEQHQVLGHLIILR; from the coding sequence GTGAATTACACCGAACGCGTCATCCCGACGCCCGCTCAGGAACAGGCCGCTTTCGCCTGGCTGAGCCTGCTGCATGACCGCCCGAGCACCGGTGATCAACTGACCTTCAGTCAATGGCTGCGCGCTGACCCGGCCCACGCCGAGGCCTACGCCCAGGCGCAAGTGGTGTGGGAATTGAGCGAAGGGCCGGCGCGCACGTTGGCTGATGAAGACGCGCTCGCGTTGCAGGGTTTGCTCAAGGCGATGGATCGACCGCGCCGTGCGCCGGTTCGACGCTGGGCCGGCGCGCTGGCCATGGCGGCCTGTCTGCTGTTGATGATCAGCCTCGGCAGCGGTTGGCAGCCGCAGCGCTGGATCGAAGATCTGGGCGCCGATTACGTGTCGGCACCGGGCGAGATCCGCACCGTGATCCTGGCCGATCAATCGCAAGTGACGCTGGACGCCGACAGCGCCATCGCCGTGGATTTCAGTCATGGCGAGCGGCATGTGCAATTGCGTCGCGGCGCCGGATTTTTCAGCGTGACCCACACCGGCGATCCCTTTGTGGTCGAGGCCGAGAAGGGTGAGGCGCGAGTGCTGGGCACGCAATTCGAAGTGCGCCTGCAATCTCCTGGCGCACAAGTCACTGTGCTGTCAGGGCGCGTCGGCGTGACGGCTGCGCGGGATGCCGAACAGCAGATTCTCACCGCCGGCCAGCAAGTGGCGTATGGCGAAGGCACTGCGCAAAAACTGCATGCCGTGGACAGCGAAGCGCAACTGGCGTGGCGCCAGGGCTGGCTGACTTACTACAAGTCGACACTGGCCGAAGTGGTGCAGGATCTGCGGCGTTATTACCCCGGACGGATCGTGTTGCTCAACGACGAACTGGGCGCGCGCAAGGTCAGCGGAAGCTTTCCGAGCAAGGATCCGCAAGCCGTGTTGAATTCGCTGCAAGGGGTGTTGGGATTCGAGCAGCATCAGGTGCTAGGACATCTGATAATTCTTCGCTGA
- a CDS encoding TonB-dependent siderophore receptor, whose translation MKSRAKSGSVKQWLGVSALSFSALALLPMSVALAAESVSSQPQKQFSFSLAAKPLPQALSDFSRVTGQSVVYTDEAPYGLTAPAINGQMSAEQALQRLLTGSGLTFRRTDSHTLALEPQPTAGALNLGATTITSVVNQPMSYQPPETSSVMRSSASLQEIPQTVNVIPAQVIRDQAPRNLDDALANVSGITQGNTLGSTQDSVMTRGFGDNRNGSIMRDGMPVVQGRGMNATVDRVEVLKGPASLLYGIQDPGGVVNMVSKKPELTRYNALTLRGSTYGDGKNGSGGSFDSTGALGDSGLAYRMVLDHEDEDYWRNFGTHRESLIAPSIAWYGERTKLLFAYEHREFLTPFDRGTLIDPRTNHPLDISRNERLDEKFNDMEGRSDLYHFEADHELNDDWKAHFGYSWNRETYDASQVRVTAIDTRKGTLTRSMDGTQGAISTDRFTTASLEGKVNVLGMQHDLVFGVDDEYRKIYRADLIRQKSLSTFSYVNPVYGREVEGTTVSPADSAQTDLLRSDSVFLQDSIHLNDQWILVAGGRFQEYDQYAGKGVPFKANTDSNGQKWVPRAGLVYRYTDALSFYGSYTESFKPNSTIAPLSGSSTVLDGSIAPEEAKSWELGARLDIPGRVTGNIALFDIKKRNVLVANAEGPTTIYSAAGEVRSRGLEVDLTGQLSDRWSMIGSYAYTDAEVTEDPDYKGNKLQNVAKNTGSLSAVYDFGSVIGGDQLRVGAGARYVGERAGNAVNDFELPSYTVADAFATYDTRVEGQKVKFQLNVKNLFDRTYYTSAASRFFVSMGDSRQISLSSTLEF comes from the coding sequence ATGAAGTCCAGGGCAAAATCGGGTTCGGTCAAACAGTGGTTAGGCGTTTCGGCATTGAGTTTTTCGGCGTTGGCCCTGTTGCCGATGAGCGTGGCGCTGGCCGCTGAATCCGTCAGCAGTCAGCCACAAAAGCAATTCAGTTTTTCCCTGGCCGCCAAGCCGTTGCCTCAGGCCCTGAGCGATTTCAGTCGCGTCACCGGGCAGAGCGTGGTCTACACCGATGAAGCGCCTTACGGCCTGACCGCTCCAGCGATCAACGGCCAGATGAGTGCCGAACAGGCGCTGCAACGTCTGCTCACCGGCTCGGGCCTGACCTTCCGCCGCACCGACAGCCATACCCTGGCGCTCGAACCGCAACCGACCGCAGGCGCATTGAACCTCGGCGCGACCACCATCACCTCGGTGGTCAACCAGCCGATGAGTTACCAGCCACCGGAAACCAGCTCGGTGATGCGCTCTTCCGCTTCGCTTCAGGAAATCCCGCAGACCGTCAACGTGATTCCGGCCCAGGTCATTCGCGATCAGGCACCGCGCAATCTCGATGACGCGCTGGCCAACGTCAGCGGCATCACCCAGGGCAACACCTTGGGCAGCACTCAGGATTCGGTGATGACCCGTGGCTTCGGCGACAACCGCAACGGCTCGATCATGCGCGACGGCATGCCGGTGGTGCAGGGGCGTGGCATGAACGCGACCGTGGATCGCGTCGAAGTGCTCAAGGGCCCGGCGTCGCTGCTGTACGGGATTCAGGACCCGGGCGGCGTGGTCAACATGGTCAGCAAGAAACCCGAACTGACCCGGTACAACGCGCTGACCCTGCGCGGCTCGACCTACGGCGACGGCAAGAACGGCAGCGGTGGCTCGTTCGACAGCACCGGTGCGCTGGGGGACTCCGGCCTCGCGTATCGCATGGTGCTGGACCACGAAGACGAAGATTACTGGCGCAACTTCGGCACTCACCGTGAATCGTTGATTGCGCCGTCGATTGCCTGGTACGGCGAGCGCACCAAGTTGCTGTTCGCCTATGAGCACCGCGAATTCCTGACCCCGTTTGATCGTGGCACCCTGATCGATCCACGCACCAACCATCCGCTGGACATCTCGCGCAACGAGCGTCTCGACGAGAAATTCAACGACATGGAAGGGCGTTCGGACCTCTATCACTTCGAAGCCGATCACGAGCTCAACGACGACTGGAAAGCCCATTTCGGCTACAGCTGGAACCGCGAAACCTACGACGCCAGCCAGGTTCGCGTAACCGCGATCGACACCAGGAAAGGCACCCTGACCCGCAGCATGGACGGCACCCAGGGCGCGATCAGCACCGACCGTTTCACCACCGCCAGCCTCGAAGGCAAGGTCAACGTGCTGGGCATGCAGCATGACCTGGTGTTCGGCGTCGACGACGAGTACCGCAAGATCTACCGCGCCGACCTGATCCGCCAGAAAAGCCTGAGCACCTTCAGCTACGTCAACCCGGTCTACGGCCGCGAAGTCGAAGGCACCACCGTCAGCCCGGCGGACAGTGCACAGACCGATCTGCTGCGCAGCGATTCGGTGTTCCTGCAGGACTCCATCCACCTCAATGACCAGTGGATTCTGGTGGCTGGCGGGCGCTTTCAGGAATACGACCAGTACGCCGGCAAGGGCGTGCCGTTCAAGGCCAACACCGACAGTAACGGCCAGAAGTGGGTGCCGCGCGCAGGTCTGGTGTATCGCTATACCGACGCGTTGTCGTTCTACGGCAGCTACACCGAATCGTTCAAACCCAACTCGACCATCGCGCCGCTCAGCGGCAGCAGCACCGTGCTCGACGGCAGCATTGCGCCGGAAGAAGCCAAGTCCTGGGAGCTGGGCGCACGCCTCGACATTCCGGGGCGCGTTACTGGCAATATCGCCCTGTTCGACATCAAGAAACGCAACGTGCTGGTGGCCAACGCCGAAGGCCCGACCACGATTTACAGCGCCGCCGGCGAAGTGCGTTCCCGTGGCCTGGAAGTGGATCTGACCGGCCAGCTCAGCGACCGCTGGAGCATGATCGGCAGCTACGCCTACACCGACGCCGAGGTCACGGAAGACCCGGACTACAAAGGCAACAAGCTGCAGAACGTGGCGAAGAATACCGGCTCGCTGTCGGCGGTCTACGACTTCGGCAGCGTGATCGGTGGCGATCAACTTCGGGTCGGCGCCGGCGCGCGATATGTCGGTGAGCGAGCGGGTAACGCGGTGAATGATTTCGAGCTGCCGAGCTACACCGTGGCCGATGCGTTCGCCACTTACGACACCAGGGTTGAAGGGCAGAAGGTCAAGTTCCAGCTCAACGTGAAGAACCTGTTCGACCGTACTTACTACACCTCGGCGGCCAGCCGGTTCTTCGTGTCGATGGGCGATTCGCGGCAGATTTCGTTGTCGAGCACGCTGGAGTTCTGA
- a CDS encoding AraC family transcriptional regulator yields the protein MAAIDTLQVFQALNNSPNARLVHSAELGDGLSAALWTNHHDAQEYEAPSHHTLSCYIAGGTGTFRRGEPGHKGGPDKLCILPADHESGWVINGDIRLAHLYFSAEQFALGCVTLLDREPREMQLREQTFLEDPQQARRFRQLLTLNWDEPGERLLTSSLAHELISHTLLSQVGVRQGLRLKGGLAPHQRRQLVEFIDSQLAEPISLGQLAGLCALSEYHFARMFRVSFGLPPHQYVLARRLSRARELLRGTALPLGEIALACGFASASHFTNRFRQVLGGTPGEYRQAFLR from the coding sequence ATGGCCGCCATCGATACCCTGCAAGTCTTTCAAGCCCTCAACAATTCGCCCAATGCACGCCTGGTGCACAGCGCCGAGTTGGGTGACGGCCTGTCTGCAGCTTTGTGGACCAACCACCACGACGCCCAGGAATACGAAGCGCCGAGCCATCACACCCTCTCCTGCTACATCGCCGGCGGCACCGGCACCTTCCGTCGCGGCGAACCCGGCCACAAGGGCGGCCCGGACAAACTGTGCATCCTGCCGGCCGACCACGAATCGGGTTGGGTCATCAACGGTGATATTCGCCTGGCTCACTTGTATTTCAGCGCCGAACAATTTGCCCTGGGGTGCGTCACGCTGCTGGATCGCGAGCCCCGGGAAATGCAGCTGCGCGAACAGACCTTTCTGGAAGATCCGCAACAGGCCCGACGGTTTCGCCAGTTGCTGACCCTGAACTGGGACGAACCCGGCGAGCGTTTGCTGACCAGCAGCCTCGCCCACGAACTGATCAGCCATACCCTGCTGAGCCAGGTTGGCGTGCGACAGGGCTTGCGTCTCAAGGGTGGACTGGCGCCGCATCAGCGTCGGCAACTGGTGGAATTCATCGACAGCCAACTGGCCGAGCCGATCAGCCTCGGGCAACTGGCGGGGTTGTGTGCATTGTCGGAATACCACTTTGCGCGGATGTTCCGGGTGAGCTTCGGCTTGCCGCCGCATCAGTACGTACTGGCGCGGCGTTTGAGCCGGGCCCGGGAGTTGTTGCGAGGGACGGCGTTGCCGTTGGGCGAGATTGCGCTGGCGTGCGGGTTTGCCAGTGCCAGTCACTTCACCAACCGCTTTCGTCAGGTGCTGGGTGGAACGCCCGGCGAGTATCGCCAGGCGTTTTTGCGCTGA
- a CDS encoding DMT family transporter: MNLSLYLLTVLIWGTTWIALKWQLGVVAIPVSIVYRFGLAALVLFALLLLSRRLQPMNRRGHLICVAQGLCLFCVNFMCFLTASQWIPSGLVAVVFSTATLWNALNARVFFGQRIARNVLMGGALGLCGLGLLFWPELAGHHASPQTLLGLGLALCGTLCFSAGNMLSSLQQKAGLKPLTTNAWGMAYGAAMLSVWCLVKGIPFEMEWTSRYIGALLYLVIPGSVIGFTAYLTLVGRMGPERAAYCTVLFPVVALNVSAFAEGYQWTAPALAGLVLVMLGNVLVFRKPAVAVIPKHGKLA; this comes from the coding sequence ATGAATCTGTCGTTGTATTTGTTGACCGTGCTGATCTGGGGCACCACCTGGATAGCCCTGAAATGGCAACTGGGCGTGGTGGCGATTCCTGTGTCGATCGTCTATCGCTTCGGCCTCGCCGCGCTGGTGTTGTTTGCGCTGTTGTTGCTCAGCCGTCGCCTGCAACCGATGAACCGGCGCGGGCATCTGATCTGCGTGGCGCAGGGCTTGTGTCTGTTCTGCGTCAACTTCATGTGTTTCCTGACCGCCAGCCAATGGATCCCCAGTGGTCTGGTGGCGGTGGTGTTTTCCACCGCGACCTTGTGGAACGCGCTGAATGCGCGGGTGTTCTTCGGCCAGCGTATCGCACGCAATGTGTTGATGGGCGGGGCGCTGGGGCTGTGCGGTCTGGGCCTGTTGTTCTGGCCGGAGCTGGCAGGTCATCACGCGAGTCCGCAAACCCTGCTCGGCCTGGGGCTGGCACTCTGCGGCACCCTGTGTTTCTCGGCAGGCAACATGTTGTCGAGCCTGCAACAGAAGGCCGGTCTCAAACCACTGACCACCAATGCCTGGGGGATGGCCTACGGAGCGGCGATGTTGTCGGTGTGGTGTCTGGTCAAAGGCATTCCATTCGAGATGGAGTGGACGTCACGCTACATCGGTGCGTTGCTGTATCTGGTGATTCCGGGGTCGGTGATCGGTTTCACGGCGTATCTGACACTGGTCGGCCGGATGGGCCCGGAGCGCGCTGCTTACTGCACGGTGCTGTTCCCGGTGGTGGCGCTGAACGTCTCGGCCTTTGCCGAGGGTTATCAGTGGACGGCGCCGGCCTTGGCGGGGCTGGTACTGGTGATGCTGGGGAATGTGCTGGTGTTTCGTAAACCCGCAGTTGCGGTTATCCCGAAGCATGGAAAGTTGGCCTGA
- a CDS encoding DUF2165 family protein, translating into MRISNTDQLIRYSKVCLMAYISFFGLLVMYGNLTDYSANYEYVGHILSMDTTQINENIRYRAIESPMMHHRIYWFIITTEAIYTAYCLLGTYYLYRKINESAAAFHEAKRYSIIGLLIAIFTYYVCLQSIGVEWFDMDTSQVWNAKDWARHIVDFMLPVLIFITLKNER; encoded by the coding sequence TTGAGAATTTCCAATACCGATCAATTAATCCGTTACAGCAAAGTCTGCCTGATGGCCTATATCAGCTTTTTTGGCCTGCTGGTGATGTACGGAAACTTGACGGACTACTCGGCAAACTATGAGTACGTCGGACACATCCTGAGTATGGATACGACTCAAATCAACGAGAACATACGTTACAGGGCGATCGAATCGCCCATGATGCACCACCGGATCTATTGGTTCATCATCACGACGGAAGCGATCTATACTGCCTATTGCCTGTTGGGGACTTATTATCTCTATCGAAAAATAAACGAATCCGCCGCAGCCTTTCACGAGGCAAAAAGATATTCGATCATTGGCTTGTTGATCGCAATCTTCACCTATTACGTTTGCCTGCAGAGCATCGGTGTTGAATGGTTCGACATGGACACTTCACAAGTATGGAACGCCAAGGACTGGGCACGACACATTGTCGACTTCATGTTGCCGGTACTGATCTTCATAACATTGAAAAACGAGCGCTGA
- a CDS encoding 2-hydroxyacid dehydrogenase gives MKKTVLAFSRITPPMIERLQQDFDVIVPNPKNGDINAQFNEALPHAHGLIGVGRKLGKAQLETATRLEVVSSVSVGYDNYDLAYFNERGIMLTNTPDVLTESTADLAFALIMSSARRVAELDAWTKAGQWQASVGAPLFGCDVHGKTLGIVGMGNIGAAVARRGRFGFNMPILYSGNSRKTGLEQELGAQFRSLDQLLAEADFVCLVVPLSDKTRHLISHRELALMKPDAILVNISRGPVVDEPALIEALQNNRIRGAGLDVYEKEPLAESPLFQLKNAVTLPHIGSATHETREAMANRALANLRSALLGERPQDLVNPQVWRG, from the coding sequence ATGAAAAAAACAGTCCTGGCCTTCAGCCGCATCACCCCGCCCATGATCGAACGCCTGCAACAGGACTTCGACGTCATCGTCCCCAACCCGAAAAACGGCGACATCAACGCCCAGTTCAACGAAGCCCTGCCCCACGCCCACGGCCTGATCGGCGTCGGTCGCAAACTCGGCAAGGCCCAACTGGAAACCGCCACCAGACTCGAAGTGGTCTCCAGCGTCTCGGTCGGCTACGACAACTACGATCTCGCCTACTTCAACGAACGCGGAATCATGCTCACCAACACCCCGGACGTCCTGACCGAAAGCACCGCGGACCTGGCCTTTGCCCTGATCATGAGCAGCGCCCGCCGCGTCGCCGAACTGGACGCCTGGACAAAGGCCGGCCAATGGCAGGCCAGCGTCGGCGCACCGCTGTTCGGTTGCGACGTACACGGCAAGACCCTGGGCATCGTCGGCATGGGCAACATCGGCGCCGCTGTCGCCCGTCGCGGCCGCTTTGGTTTCAACATGCCGATCCTCTACAGCGGCAACAGCCGCAAGACCGGACTGGAGCAGGAACTCGGCGCGCAATTTCGCAGCCTTGACCAACTGCTGGCCGAAGCCGACTTCGTTTGTCTGGTAGTGCCGCTCAGCGACAAGACCCGCCACCTGATCAGCCACCGCGAACTGGCGCTGATGAAACCGGACGCAATTCTGGTGAACATCTCCCGCGGCCCCGTGGTCGACGAGCCGGCACTGATCGAGGCATTGCAGAACAACCGGATTCGCGGTGCAGGTCTGGACGTCTACGAGAAGGAACCGCTGGCCGAGTCACCGCTGTTCCAGCTGAAAAACGCCGTGACCCTGCCGCACATCGGCTCCGCGACCCACGAAACCCGCGAAGCCATGGCCAATCGTGCCTTGGCCAACCTGCGTAGCGCCCTGCTCGGCGAGCGTCCGCAGGACCTGGTGAATCCGCAGGTCTGGCGCGGATAA